A single Triticum dicoccoides isolate Atlit2015 ecotype Zavitan chromosome 2A, WEW_v2.0, whole genome shotgun sequence DNA region contains:
- the LOC119359118 gene encoding protein DMP2-like, with product MDSGAIHVQMPVTGEECPPQEAKPVKGKSPVDKTLSGASDLLKLLPTGTVLAFQALAPSFTNHGVCHTANRYLVLALIGGCALSCVLLSFTDSLVGRDGKLYYGIATFRSFYPFNFAGAAAEQDAMFSDLGRFRLTGLDFVHAVFSAVVFLAVAFSDAGIQSCLFPDAGADVRELLVNLPLGAGFLSSVVFMIFPTTRKSVGYTDMTPHSHSH from the coding sequence ATGGATTCCGGTGCGATACACGTCCAGATGCCCGTGACCGGCGAAGAATGCCCGCCTCAGGAAGCGAAGCCAGTCAAGGGCAAGTCGCCGGTGGACAAGACGCTGTCGGGCGCGTCGGACCTGCTGAAGCTGCTGCCGACGGGCACGGTGCTGGCGTTCCAGGCCCTGGCGCCGTCCTTCACCAACCACGGCGTCTGCCACACGGCCAACCGGTACCTGGTGCTGGCGCTCATCGGCGGCTGCGCGCTCTCCTGCGTGCTCCTCTCCTTCACGGACAGCCTCGTCGGCCGCGACGGCAAGCTCTACTACGGCATCGCCACGTTCCGGTCCTTCTACCCGTTCAACTTCGCCGGCGCGGCCGCCGAGCAGGACGCCATGTTCAGCGACCTGGGCCGGTTCAGGCTCACCGGGCTCGACTTCGTGCACGCCGTCTTCTCCGCGGTCGTGTTCCTGGCCGTGGCCTTCTCCGACGCCGGCATACAGAGCTGCCTGTTCCCGGACGCCGGCGCGGACGTGAGGGAGCTGCTGGTGAACCTGCCGCTCGGGGCGGGGTTCCTGTCCAgcgtggtgttcatgatcttccccACCACCAGGAAGAGCGTCGGCTATACGGACATGACGCCCCACTCCCATTCGCACTGA
- the LOC119353681 gene encoding NADH-ubiquinone oxidoreductase 20.9 kDa subunit-like has product MNTDITASVKPEYPVVDRNPAFTKVVGNFSALDYMRLSTISAVSVTVGYLSGIKPGIRGPSMVTGGLIGVLGGFMYAYQNSAGRLMGFFPNESEVARYKYKL; this is encoded by the exons ATGAACACCGACATCACCGCGTCAGTGAAGCCGGAGTACCCGGTGGTGGATCGGAACCCGGCCTTCACCAAGGTCGTCGGCAACTTCTCCGCGCTCGACTACATGCGCCTCTCCACCATCTCCGCCGTCTCCGTCACCGTCGGCTACCTCTCCG GGATCAAGCCGGGGATCCGCGGGCCGTCGATGGTGACGGGGGGCCTCATCGGGGTCCTGGGAGGGTTCATGTACGCCTACCAAAACTCCGCCGGACGCCTCATGGGGTTCTTCCCCAACGAATCCGAGGTCGCGCGCTACAAGTACAAGCTGTAG
- the LOC119359119 gene encoding uncharacterized protein LOC119359119: MLRSAAGFALRRQAPAPRFSSHGGGSSPGCSCTTRRMYSGGMNESKSTMADDIKRTIASFCEKTGWKGKDLLFGCIAGTLMCTYKYNATGAGILGYRFDEVRKEREVRKQREEADKNNIDISFC; the protein is encoded by the exons ATGCTCCGATCTGCCGCCGGATTCGCGCTCCGGCGCCAGGCGCCGGCCCCTCGTTTCTCCAGCCACGGCGGCGGCAGCAGCCCTGGATGCAGCTGCACCACCAGG CGGATGTACTCTGGTGGCATGAATGAATCCAAGAGCACGATGGCTGATGACATCAAGAGAACAATCGCCTCGTTTTGTGAAAAAACCGGCTG GAAAGGGAAGGACCTGTTGTTTGGCTGCATCGCTGGTACCTTAAtgtgtacgtacaagtacaatgcgACAGGAGCGGGAATACTAGGATACAgatttgatgaagtgagaaaggagCGAGAGGTGAGGAAGCAGAGGGAGGAGGCGGACAAAAACAATATTGATATTTCATTCTGCTGA